One Aegilops tauschii subsp. strangulata cultivar AL8/78 chromosome 2, Aet v6.0, whole genome shotgun sequence genomic window, GTGATCTGATAGTCTGAACTCCTTTAAGTCCTTTTTATCTCATAATTTGAGTTTGCCAACTGCTCATATACTTCGTACTTTCGAGTCTTGGGCAGTATAATGTTTGTTGTGTTCTACCAAATTTTAGTTTTGGGGGAGGACACATTGGATTAATGGATTTGTGTTGAGCAGGTGTTGTGCTAAAGAAAGCAAGGAAGATTGCAAACGGAAAAGACAATGCCAATCTAGTGCTGGGAGCTTTTGTGGACACTCTTGTTGTTCTCCCAGATGATCTTGTGCAAGTGATTGCAAAGGTAGGTTTAATGCACTTATATGTTAGTTGAAACACATTGCCTTCTGATGGAGCTGACAAAAATGGTTGTGGTTGTTTTGCCAGGACTTCTCCCTTGCTACTAAAGATATTTCTAAAACTAGTGCTTGTGATGTGGTGGCAGCCAGTGGATTGATGCAGCCTCAAACTTCACATTTGGGAGACCCAAAAGCATCCAGGTCTGTAAATGTGTATCCATCAAAGTATACCGATTGCTTGCCCCCAGTAACTGGATACCTTTAACTGTTACAATTTTTCATTGCTGGTTCAGAATGTACATCAAGCAATATATTCTACTTGATTGTATTCTGCTTATTTTTACCATGTCTTATTCATTGTTGACCTTCATTAATGCTATTTCTGTCACAGACAGGTTGAGAAGTGCAGCAGGCTGTGTCAGAATAGTGATAACCCCACTGGGAAAATTGCTCCAAGTACTAACTCTAGCCCTTTTTGTCTTCTATTCAGATAGCCCTTTCATCCTTCCCTTCCTTGCACTAAACCTTTCTGATTTCTCAGTGAACAGTAATGCTGCAAATGTCTGCTCTCCAATTGAACATATAGTGCCAAATTGGAATGCAATTCCAACTTCTGCTGATATTGGATCAAAAGATGGAAATGTTGTTAATTCAGTTTTAGCTACTCCTGTGGTAGCTTCAAATGTTAAAACATCTCAACCCATCAACAATTCATCTATTAAAGCTGTCATGTCAAGCAAAACCACTGCTAAGGTGAGCTCTTTTGGTATGTGTTAGTAGCGATAGATTTGTCTACATCTTATTCTTCCttataaagtactccctccgttcccaaatataagtctttctagagatttcaacgagtgactacatacggagcaaaatgagtgaatctacactctcaaacatgtctacatacatccgtatattgtagtccatttgaaatgtctaaaaagacttatatttaggaacgaacggagtagtactccctccggtccatATTAATATGGACTGTAGGGGAGTACCTGCTGACTTTGTAAGAAAAATAAGCATGCCATGTATCTCCATTTGGAGCAAGGCATAGTAATAAACTGTACGAATTTATGTATTATTTCAACTATGTACAATGCTTAACTATACTGATTTATTGATTATCTCAATATGTTGTAAATGTATGCATTTTCTCAATAGTAATGTATAATGCTACGTTGCTAATAATATTATTGCAGATGCAAGTATTGAAATACAAATTTATATATTAACTCAACTCCGCACATAATGCTTAACTGTACTGATTTATTGATTATCTCAATTATTTCCTAAATGTGTGCCTTTTCTATGCATTATACTTAGTACTCTCATGCCAAACATAAAATTATTGTCGATAACTGAATGCACAGGGAAAATACTTTAGAATCTAGTCGTAAAATTAAATACGGCCTGCCAAGGGTCAATGTTCTTGACCAAAGTATTGCTGCTATGATTAGTGCATTCCTATTTTGGATTATGATGCATAGaagttttcttttttctgaaaAGATTCAAATAAGGCACGTGCAACATTGCCAGGTGGGAGCGCGTAGAAGAGAACTGTTTCTTTCCACGTAGGACAATTGTTCTAATGTTGTACTGTCGATGCTTAAATAGGCACTGGCACGTCTTAGGTGCTTGTGCATATATCTTTGATCTAATTGGTAGATAAAACAACAATCTAAGCCTCTACAAGACATACTAGTTGCCTTGCATGAGGAGATGCCTCTTACTTTGGCACTTGCCTATACTCATCTTTAAGCACCCATGTAAATGCATCTTGCATTTGTACATGCCCTACTTCCAATGCCTTTTTTACTGCTGTTCATGAACCTTCCTGTGCTTTATTATCATCTTCAGTACTACATTATATATATGACATGCAGTTCATTGTTTTCAGTCTATTCATTTTGCCTTTTAACATTATTATGTCAGGAATCCAAACTCAATCCCCATGCTAAGGTCTTCGCTCCATCTTTTGCAAGTTCCAGACCAGTACTTGCAGCTGCACCCCCCGTTAACCCAAACTATATCTCAAACTCGGTCTCTGGAGTTCCAACTGGTGTACCTGTATTTCAAACTCACTCGCATCCAGGCAGTTCGTCTCTATCCAGCAAGGTTGTTCATTATAATAACCTGGCTCCTGGAAACTTTGGAATGTCACCTCAATATGTTCAATCAGTAAGTAACTTGATTTCTTTTAGCTGGATGCACTACCATATTATATATCAAGTGATACGAGCTAAATACGACATAAGATGTCAACTCTTACACATGGTTAACTATGATATGTTCATGCTTCTGAATTTTGATGCACGCTGCTGTCTACATTTTTTGCATGACAGGTTGTGGGGCATAATGTCGGAAGGCTAGATCCTGCAAGACTCGGTACACCATATCACCCCTTGCAAGTGGGATCAACCTATATCAGCCCTAGTCCTCAGCCTGTAAGTCCTATATTTATTTTTTAGTAAGATATGTAGTCCATATTAATTTAGAAAGCTGTTCATTTGTGTCTATTTATTAGTTGAAATTATTATCATCTGCTACTCAGCTGAACCAAATTGTTTTATTTCATACTTTATAGATGGTCGATGGGAAGTTCAGTCCTGTTGTTTATGTTCATCCAGTTTCTCAGGTGAGCCATTGCTGTTTGTATCAAGGGTTCAAGGGGATCTCTTTCATAGGAGGAGGATGATACACGCATAATTGTAGAAACATGCCTATCTAGAAATTATCCAAGCTGAACTTTGCAAATAAAATTGTTTTTAGAAATAGACTAGCAAAacatgcccgtgcattgcaacgggaaAAAAAAAATCATCCCTCATACTCACACCTGACAACATCGAATCCCTTGAAATCTTTCACGATGCTACACGACAAACAACATGATAAGTGGTGTTGCGCAAAAATCATGAGGTTGGATGATTTTTGAAGTGTACTCAAGATGTTTCCAATTTATTAGGGAACAGAAATATCAACGTTAAGCTGGCATTTCCAAAATACCCCATATaaagaagatattaattaaggtTGCATCCTAAATGGAATTTTAGAAATGTTTAATATAATAGCATATTTGAAATCTACACATTTTTGAGTGATTtccatatataacatgttaattTTGGAGTTGGGATTTGAAAGTTATGattaaatttttttttgaatcTGCCTGAAAATAGAAAGGATAAAAATAGAGTAGCTGGGCCGAAACTGGAGCATCGGGATCGAACCCAGGTCTCAGGTGTGAAGCAGTGAGGCTCATACCACTACGCCTCTCGGGCGCTTGTGATGTATGTCAGGGGTGTACTATTAATAAACTGTAGCTGTCGGTGATTTTAGAAGGGAAAAAGTAAACTGTTTTTTTTGACTTACTGGTGGAATGGTGGGTAATTATTAACAACTCCAGGGGTAATTTAATGACTGACGGACAGAAGCACTAATccctttattattaggtatagatatagatagatatcTTTTTGCCTCGGTAAACCTTGAACGTTGGTTAGTGGAGATTAGCATCACACATTAGTATCTTGCGGCTTCAGTGTTTGCGATGGATGTTGCGACCCTGATGCTGTATAGACTTATTTTGTGCATCAAATTCACTTGCTTATCAAATGGTTTTTAATTTTTTCCTTAACCGGCTGGCTTCTTAAAATCTCATCCATGTAACAAACCCTGGTGCAACAGCGCGATGTTTACTGTAAATATAAACTGGAACGGACACAGAATTTTGATAAGAGAACTAGAATGGACACACATTTTCTTCTGGCTCATTCTGTCTTATCTGTTATTTTTTCTATTGAAGGATGCTATGCGTGTAACACCAGTTATGTCCCAAGTATGGCCTCGCCCTTTGCTGTTGAACTCGCATCAAGCTAGCATGCAAAAGTTTCAAGGTAACAGACATTGCAGGTTTCGGCCTCATTGTCATTGATTGAATAATCAAAAGTACTGAGGCGTTTTGTTATCACACTGATGCCATATTTTCATGCCCTCTCCAGCAGGCACTGCCCCATTCTTTGGGGCTCCGCCAGTCATGGCAACTGGGAACCTGCCCATGGTGATGCCGAGCCCTGCAACGCTTGTGCAGCCGTTCCAGGCCATTCATCCAATCATGGTTCCTTCTGCGACCAGTATGTATCCAGGCAAATACATGTAAACTTGTCATACCGCTGTGATATCTGATTTCTTTGGAAGAAGAATCTTGGCTTTACCCCTTTGGCTTTTCGGGGTATACATCTAAGAGGACTCGCAGTTTTGCCTACCCTGTCAATTCACCTACTAGTTGCTGGTCATTGTCCGTCTTTTTATTGGGAGGACTTGCAACGTTTGCCATAAGCCATAGTCGGTGTGGCTTATGGTTTAATTTTTCGGGAGAGTTCATGGGAGGAGTTGATATGAAAATAGAGAGGAGATTGAAGCGATTCTTTGACTGCCTTGGCGGCAACACATTTTACCTGTTCTTCTGCGTTTGCAGAGCAGTATGTACCGTGAAACATTGTAAATGAGTAAGATAGTGAAGTGGTCCCTTTTCTTCTCCATCTTGCAAGTGTGATGTCGCTGCTATGAATGTTATCTTTTGTTGCAAGTGTAGTTCTGGGACTATTATTCTTGTAACTTTCATGTGTAGCATGTACAATCTTTCATTGCAGTGCTTTAAGCAATTTGATCGGTTGTGTTCCTCGGtggaaagaagtcggtcagggcgCGCTACACGGCTGATCTTTTGCCATCCGATCCGTGTCCCTGGATAGGAGTACGTGTTGGAGTCGTATCGTTAAGGTTAGGATCCGAGTCTTATAAACCCCGACAGGACGAGACAAATAATAATGGGAAACGTTTGGGAACGGCGCACCGTCACAGGCTTCGTTCGGCTCTACTAATAACTTCTACGCACGCACCGCTTCCTTATCTTTTTGCCTTATTTCTTTCGTCTTTCACAGCCATTCGTTTCTCCTCTTATCTACTCCTTCTCATCTCATCTCTCAACTAAACTATCCCGTGAGCTGTTCCGGCCACCGCCGCCGATTCATGGCCACGCGCGCACCCTGCTCCCTCTGGCCTCAGATCCATGGCGTACTTCATCCCAAGGCGCGTACCGCTTGGCATCGGACCGCCCAAAGACCAAGCACTGTTTCCAGGCGCCTCTGGCGAGAGGAGTTGATGTGAGGGGCTCGCCGGCGTCGCGGGCGAGGGCTACCAGCAGCCACCGCGTACGCCGTGTCTCAGACGACCCTAGCCACTGCAGCGCGTGCTGGAACCACGCAtcatttttgctggaaccagcacCGCGGGGAGCTGCAACCGACCGCACCGCAGCTCCGGCGCTCGCGGGTTCGAGCTTAGCCCTTGCCGGATGCAGCTTGGCCCCCTGCTGGTTGCAGCTCCTCCACAAGCCGGTTCTAACTCCAGCATCGAGCATTGCTATGTGCTAGAGAGTTGTGCTGCGACGGGCAGCTAGCGGTGCTGGAACCGGTGTCTATCGGTGCTGGAAACGGTGCATATGAAAGCTGGAACTAGCATCTTTTTTTGCTACTACTATCTTGGTTTTGCTGGCCAACTGAATTTTGCTACCACCGCCTTCATTTTTTGCTAGAACCAGCAATCTTTTTGTTACCACTATCTTTTGTTTTTGCTGGAACTAGACCCAATCTTGCTTCCATCACCTTcgatttttgctggaaccagcaaTATTTTTTGCTACCGCTATCTTttgtttttgctggaaccaacCCCAATTTTGCTTCAACCGCCATCGACTTTTGCTGGAACCAGCAATCCGTTCTTTTGCTACCATCAACTTTGTCTGGAAGCGACACCGCCGTCGCCATTGATGCTGCAACGGCGGTGGGCAGCACCGGCGAGGGACGGTGTCGCGGTCGGCGCCGCGAAGCTACCATGGATGCAACACAGAGGCAAGAGAAAAAGCTGCTACGGTCAACTGCCTTTTTTGTTGCGAGCGACGGCGGCGAGCATCGGCGGTGGGAGTCTGCGGCGAGGCAAACGGGCAAGGTTCTGCAAGCACGGGTCGTCGGCGGCCAAGGACGAGTGGGGCGCTGGTCTTTTTCCCCTTCTTTTTTCTcctctgctttttcctttgctgCAGCGTTTTCTGAAAGCTTGACGAAGGAATCATACGGTTTAGAAAAGCTAGATCGTGTGGCCCACGTGGGACCGGCCGAAATTTTCGGCCGGCGCGCCGGCGCCTATTAGTGGCCAACGTTTGGGAACGGCGCACCGGCCGAGCGTTCGGCCGGTCACAGGCTTCGCTCGGCTCTACTAGTAGCTTCTACGCACGCACCGCTTCCTTATCTTTTTGCCTTATTTCTTGCGTCTCTCACAGCCATTCGTTTCTCCTCTTATCTACTCCTTCTCATCTCATCTCTCAACTAAACTATCCCGTGAGCTGTTCCGGCCATCGCCGCCGATTCATGGCCACGCGCGCACCCTCCTCCCTCTGGCCTCAGATCCATGGCGTACTTCATCCCAAGGCGCGTACCGCTTGGCATCGGACCGCCCAAAGACCAAGCACTGTTTCCAGGCGCCTCTGGCGAGAGGAGTTGATGTGAGGGGCTCGCCGGCGTCGCGGGCGAGGGCTACCAGCAGCCACCGCGTACGCCGTGTCTCAGACGACCCTAGCCACTGCAGCGCGTGCTGGAACCACGCAtcatttttgctggaaccagcacCGCGGGGAGCTGCAACCGACCGCACCGCAGCTCCGGCGCTCGCGGGTTCGAGCTTAGCCCTTGCCGGATGCAGCTTGGCCCCCTGCTGGTTGCAGCTCCTCCACAAGCCGGTTCTAACTCCAGCATCGAGCATTGCTATGTGCTAGAGAGTTGTGCTGCGACGGGCAGCTAGCGGTGCTGGAACCGGTGTCTATCGGTGCTGGAAACGGTGCATATGAAAGCTGGAACTAGCATCTTTTTTTGCGACTACTATCTTGGTTTTGCTGGCCAACTGAATTTTGCTACCACCGCCTTCATTTTTTGCTAGAACCAGCAATCCTTTTGTTACCACTATCTTTTGTTTTTGCTGGAACTAGACCCAATCTTGCTTCCATCGCCTTcgatttttgctggaaccagcaaTATTTTTTGCTACCACTATCTTttgtttttgctggaaccagcccCAATTTTGCTTCAACCGCCATCGACTTTTGCTGGAACCAGCAATCCGTTCTTTTGCTACCATCAGCTTTGTCTGGAAGCGACACCGCCGTCGCCATTGATGCTGCAACGGCGGTGGG contains:
- the LOC109764856 gene encoding uncharacterized protein isoform X1 — encoded protein: MARPKKAKAAPAQAPPAVCEALLLATVCMVGLPVEVQVRDGSAYAGVFHTASLDAGYGVVLKKARKIANGKDNANLVLGAFVDTLVVLPDDLVQVIAKDFSLATKDISKTSACDVVAASGLMQPQTSHLGDPKASRQVEKCSRLCQNSDNPTGKIAPMNSNAANVCSPIEHIVPNWNAIPTSADIGSKDGNVVNSVLATPVVASNVKTSQPINNSSIKAVMSSKTTAKESKLNPHAKVFAPSFASSRPVLAAAPPVNPNYISNSVSGVPTGVPVFQTHSHPGSSSLSSKVVHYNNLAPGNFGMSPQYVQSVVGHNVGRLDPARLGTPYHPLQVGSTYISPSPQPMVDGKFSPVVYVHPVSQDAMRVTPVMSQVWPRPLLLNSHQASMQKFQAGTAPFFGAPPVMATGNLPMVMPSPATLVQPFQAIHPIMVPSATSMYPGKYM
- the LOC109764856 gene encoding uncharacterized protein isoform X2, encoding MARPKKAKAAPAQAPPAVCEALLLATVCMVGLPVEVQVRDGSAYAGVFHTASLDAGYGVVLKKARKIANGKDNANLVLGAFVDTLVVLPDDLVQVIAKDFSLATKDISKTSACDVVAASGLMQPQTSHLGDPKASRQVEKCSRLCQNSDNPTGKIAPMNSNAANVCSPIEHIVPNWNAIPTSADIGSKDGNVVNSVLATPVVASNVKTSQPINNSSIKAVMSSKTTAKESKLNPHAKVFAPSFASSRPVLAAAPPVNPNYISNSVSGVPTGVPVFQTHSHPGSSSLSSKVVHYNNLAPGNFGMSPQYVQSVVGHNVGRLDPARLGTPYHPLQVGSTYISPSPQPMVDGKFSPVVYVHPVSQDAMRVTPVMSQVWPRPLLLNSHQASMQKFQGTAPFFGAPPVMATGNLPMVMPSPATLVQPFQAIHPIMVPSATSMYPGKYM